One genomic window of Thermococcus indicus includes the following:
- a CDS encoding DEAD/DEAH box helicase yields MSLFETLKPLKSEIARVHVFPPKEGEFSDFRFNNPEINELLNELGFTLYRHQVEALEKLYSGKNIVVTTPTASGKSEIFRLAIFDSYLSDPRATYLLIYPTRALINNQLEKFSIQNLVFYRLTGKLVSARILTGDVPWEERRTLIREKPRVIFTTPDMLHYNILRRWRDYEWLLRNLRYLVVDELHVYRGVFGSNFAYLFRRLDFRLKRLGAKPQIIALSATLRNPREFAEKLFRRRFSAISHATNPFPSRYLVLFEPRNLDERQLLRMAIERLAGEKVKTLVFFDSRRGAEKLLRFLLGSKVFSKVTTYKGTLPKNVRWEIERDFKEGKLLVLLTTNALELGIDIGDLDAVINYGIPPDGLFSLIQRFGRAGRKTEREALNAVVLRKNGLDYYYREHFEELIGRLERGIIEYMPVNLENERIAEKHIHYLLTELGIIDWDELDEFERKIAERLVIERKADLRKNPITGKLELRLRKPAFSYSSLRTASDETFFLVRDEPWMRGRLMEKSSLRELLNFINWLKLKGYIIEEVDSDEYHRSLLPGMAYFSRGELYMAGDRLSLGKFHFVFARGLNRFWDVETFVAKREEVEILESREEKTHRGVEIHLGRLRVRHVYTGFAVKGADTGNYVKELLKLRESGILRAEIHSPMTGESVDVEEDFSILNWEKFAKVKFEEPYVREFETEGIWLVFPDSIREVTSEEFREFFNVTVEKGLEDPAFTLYSNLDRRKLFPLYLGTTTYVIRKTIGDTLQRLGISDGELAFAIKKMVDSKDGIGSALHAIEHNMIKIAPIFTYVDSRELGGYSYASFPGLPHVGRPVVFIYDGNEGGAGLAQIIYENAERLMEKSLEHLRSCPCQDGCPVCTLSPKCGTFNEFLDKWTAIRVWEKILENKEEGLSRE; encoded by the coding sequence ATGTCGCTCTTCGAGACGCTCAAACCCCTCAAGTCGGAGATAGCGAGGGTTCACGTTTTCCCGCCCAAGGAAGGCGAGTTCTCCGATTTTCGGTTCAACAACCCCGAGATAAACGAGCTCCTCAACGAGCTGGGCTTCACCCTCTACCGCCATCAGGTTGAGGCGCTGGAGAAGCTCTACTCCGGGAAGAACATCGTTGTAACAACCCCGACCGCCAGCGGCAAGAGCGAGATATTCCGGCTGGCCATTTTCGATTCCTACCTCTCCGACCCCCGCGCGACTTACCTGCTCATATACCCCACGAGGGCCCTCATAAACAACCAGCTTGAAAAGTTCTCCATCCAGAACCTCGTCTTCTACCGCCTCACCGGAAAGCTCGTGAGCGCGAGAATCCTGACAGGCGATGTCCCGTGGGAGGAGAGGAGAACTTTAATCCGCGAGAAGCCGAGGGTTATCTTTACAACGCCGGACATGCTCCACTACAACATTCTGCGTCGCTGGAGAGACTACGAGTGGCTCCTCAGGAACCTCCGCTACCTGGTTGTTGACGAGCTTCACGTTTACAGGGGCGTCTTCGGGAGCAACTTCGCGTACCTCTTCCGCCGCCTTGACTTCAGGCTGAAGAGGCTTGGAGCAAAGCCCCAGATAATAGCGCTCTCGGCAACCCTGAGGAACCCCCGGGAGTTTGCCGAGAAGCTCTTCAGGAGGAGGTTCAGTGCAATAAGCCACGCCACCAACCCCTTTCCGAGTAGATACCTCGTCCTCTTCGAGCCGAGGAACCTGGACGAGAGGCAGCTCCTTCGGATGGCCATCGAGAGACTCGCCGGGGAGAAGGTTAAGACGCTGGTGTTCTTCGACAGCCGCAGGGGGGCTGAAAAGCTCCTTCGCTTCCTCCTCGGTTCGAAGGTTTTCTCGAAGGTGACCACCTATAAGGGAACCCTGCCCAAGAACGTCCGCTGGGAGATAGAGCGGGACTTCAAGGAGGGCAAGCTGCTCGTTCTCCTAACGACCAACGCCCTCGAGCTCGGCATAGATATCGGCGACCTCGATGCCGTCATCAACTATGGAATTCCCCCGGACGGGCTCTTCTCGCTGATTCAGCGCTTTGGCCGGGCCGGGAGAAAAACGGAAAGGGAAGCCTTGAACGCCGTAGTCCTCAGGAAGAACGGGCTCGACTACTACTACCGGGAGCACTTTGAGGAGCTCATCGGGAGGCTTGAGCGCGGAATAATCGAGTACATGCCGGTTAACCTGGAGAACGAGCGCATAGCCGAGAAGCACATCCACTACCTTCTCACCGAGCTGGGAATAATCGACTGGGACGAGCTTGACGAGTTCGAGAGGAAGATTGCAGAGAGGCTCGTCATCGAGCGGAAGGCCGACCTCCGGAAGAACCCCATCACAGGGAAGCTGGAGCTCCGCCTCAGGAAGCCGGCCTTCAGCTACTCTTCCCTGAGAACGGCGAGCGACGAGACCTTTTTCCTCGTTAGGGACGAGCCGTGGATGCGGGGCAGGCTGATGGAGAAGTCTTCACTCAGAGAGTTGCTCAACTTCATCAACTGGCTCAAGCTCAAGGGATACATAATCGAGGAGGTAGATTCCGACGAGTACCACCGCTCGCTCCTCCCGGGAATGGCCTACTTCTCACGGGGAGAGCTTTACATGGCCGGGGACAGGCTCTCCCTCGGAAAGTTCCACTTCGTCTTCGCAAGGGGACTTAACCGCTTCTGGGACGTGGAGACCTTCGTGGCCAAGAGGGAGGAAGTCGAGATACTGGAGAGCAGGGAGGAGAAAACCCACCGGGGAGTTGAGATACACCTCGGCAGGCTGAGGGTCAGGCATGTCTATACAGGTTTCGCCGTCAAAGGGGCAGACACCGGGAACTACGTCAAGGAGCTCCTGAAATTGAGGGAGAGTGGAATCCTCAGGGCAGAGATACACTCCCCGATGACGGGCGAGAGTGTAGATGTGGAGGAGGACTTCTCGATCCTCAACTGGGAGAAGTTCGCGAAGGTGAAGTTCGAGGAGCCCTACGTCCGGGAGTTCGAGACGGAGGGAATATGGCTCGTCTTTCCGGACTCGATAAGGGAAGTTACGAGCGAGGAATTCAGGGAGTTCTTCAACGTGACCGTTGAGAAGGGCCTTGAAGACCCCGCCTTCACCCTCTACAGCAACCTCGACAGGAGGAAGCTCTTCCCTCTCTATCTCGGGACGACCACCTACGTCATAAGGAAAACCATAGGTGATACCCTCCAGAGGCTCGGAATCAGCGACGGGGAGCTGGCCTTTGCGATAAAGAAGATGGTTGACAGCAAGGACGGAATCGGCTCCGCTTTGCATGCGATAGAGCACAACATGATAAAGATCGCCCCCATCTTCACCTACGTGGATTCAAGGGAGCTAGGCGGCTACAGCTACGCGAGCTTCCCGGGCTTACCCCACGTCGGAAGGCCGGTCGTGTTCATCTACGACGGCAACGAAGGAGGGGCGGGCCTCGCGCAGATAATCTACGAGAACGCCGAGAGACTGATGGAGAAGAGCCTTGAGCACCTCCGTTCCTGCCCTTGCCAGGACGGCTGTCCGGTCTGCACGCTCTCCCCGAAGTGCGGCACTTTCAACGAGTTTTTAGACAAGTGGACCGCGATAAGGGTGTGGGAAAAGATTCTGGAAAACAAAGAAGAGGGCCTCAGTAGGGAATGA